The Gammaproteobacteria bacterium DNA window GTCAAGCGCGATGACAAACGCCGACTGGTCGCGGAACACCGGCTGCGGCAGGCGCTCCCACGCAGGCCCGGCCAGCGCCGTCAGCGCCAGCACGCCGGCGGCGGCAATCAGCGCCAGCGAGCGGCGGCGGCCCGCGACCGCGCGCCCCATCAGGATGAATGGCAGCAGGTGGCGGTCGCACACCGCCTCCCAGTTGCTGCGGGCGAGGCCGCCGCGCGCCAGCAGCACCAGCAGCAGCGCCAGCGGCAGCAGCGCGATGAACCACGCCGGGCGCAGGAAATGAAAGTCGGCGGGCAGCATCAGGCAACGCCCCGCGGGCGGAACACGCGCGCCATCGCCAGCAGCACAAAGCCCGCAATCAGCGCCGCCGCGGCCAGCGGCCACGGGTAAAGCACGCGGCGGGTGCGGAAGGTGGCGGCGTCCTGCTCAACCGCTTCAATGCGGTCGAGCAGGCGGTAGATTTCGGCCAACTCCGGCGTGTTGCGCGCGCGAAAGTAGCGCCCGCCGGTGGCGCCGGCGATGGCTTTCAGCGTTTCCTCGTCCAGTTCGGAGCCGCGCCGGAACATGTCAAACTGGGCGCGGTTGCCGATGTCGGCGCCGATGCCGATGGTGTAGATTTTCATGTTCTCGCGCGCCGCGAGGTCCGCCGCCACCTGCGGCGACAAACTGCCGGCGTTGTTGGCGCCGTCGGTCAGCAGAATCAGCACGCGGTCGCCTTCGCGGCGGCGCAGCCGTTTCAGCGCGAGGCCGATGGCGTCGCCGATGGCGGTTTCGCGCTCTTCGGCGAGGCCGATGAAGGTTTCGGCCAACATGCCGCTGACGGCCTTCAGGTCGAAACTCAGCGGCATTTGCAGATACGGGCGCCCGCCGAACACAATCAGGCCGATGCGGTCGCCTTCGCGGCGCACGATGAAGTCGGCGCCGACCGCCTTGGCGGCTTCAATGCGGCTGACGCGGCGCCCGCCGAGCGCGAAGTCGCTTTCCTTCATGCTGCCGGAGATGTCCACCGCGAGCATCAGGTCGCGCCCGCTGACCGGCGCCTGCGTGAGTTCGCCGAGCCACTGCGGGCGCGACAGCGCGGCAATCAGCAGCAGCCAGCCGAGCAGCGCCAGCAGCAGCGGCCAGCGCCTGAACGCCGCGCCGCCGCCGCGCCGCGGGCGTTCCAGGTCGGCCAGAAACGGCACGCGCAGCGCGGCCTGGTCGGCGCCGCGCGCGGGCTTCAGCAGGCGCCGCAGCAGCAGCGGCAGCGGCAGCAGCAGCCAGGCCCACCACCATTCAAAGTGCATCATCGGCGCGGCTCTTCATCTTGCGGCATTACATTGCGGCGGCGGGCGCGGCGCGGCGCAAGTGCGTTATCGGGCGGCTCTTCATCTTGCGACATCAGCGTCAGCCATTCCTCGCACGCGATCAGCACGGCGCGTGCGTCGGCGTCGGCGGAAGGGCGGTAGGGGGCGTTGGCGATGGCGCGCGCGGCGCCGCGGCTGAACAATTCGCGCCCGGCGCGCGCGTCAAGCCACGCAAGCCACGCATCGCCTGTCAGCGCCGCGGTTTCGGCGCGCGGCGACAAACTGATGGCGGTGCGCCGCAGCAGCACCGACAGGCCCGCCAGCAGGTCGCGGGCGTTTCCGCCGGCGAAAAACCGCCGCCGCAGCACGCCGAGTTCACGCAGCGCGAGGCGGCAGGCCGACAGCGTCGCGGCGCGTTCGCGCCGCCGCCGCAGCACGACGGCGGCGGCCACCGACAACGCCGCCGCAACCGCCAGCGCCGCCAGCGACCACCACCACAACGGCGCCGGCGGCCACCACGACACCGCGGCGGGCAGATGGATGTCGCGCAAACCGGCAAGCAATTCGCTGACTGGGTTCATCGGACATCGGATAGTAACACGGCGCCGCCGCGCACCCGTTCGCAGTCAGGGTGCGACGCGGGCCGGGGCCGGTCAGGGAATGACGGCGCCTTCGAGGAAGACGCGGATGCGCACCGGCACGCCGTCGTTGATTTCGATGGTCAGCGGCAGCGGGTTCGGCGTCATCGGCGTTCCGTCACCGCCCGTCCAGGTGGCGTGCACGAAAATGTCGAAACCTGCGGGCGCGAAGTTGATGGGCTCGCGCAGTGTGATAACGCCGGTCGCGCTGTTGATGTCAAACAAGCCGGCGTCACTGGGCAGACTCCACGCCGACGCGGTGCCAACCTGGTTGATGCCGTCAACCTGAAACACGATGTCGAGGCCGCGAACCCGGCCACCGGTGGTGTTGGACGCGATGTTTTCGGCGCTTGACTGATCCACGATTTGCAGGTCGTTGCGGATGTCCACGACGACGATGTCCACCCGGAGTTGAGCCGGAGCCAATTCCTCGTACAATGCCGTGATGAACAGCGTGTGCGAGGTTGAGGCCTCAAAGTCCAACTGGCCTTGAACGAAGATGTCGCCATTGCCACTGATGTGGAATTTTCCATCGCCGTCCGCAGTGTAAAACACTCCGCTGGTCAACAGGTTTCCGGCATCGTCCCTCGCCTGCACCCTGCCGACGACCGTACCCAGATTTGCGCCTTCGCCGATTTGGAACGGCGTCGGCCCGACCGCCTCAAGCGTCAGTCTTTCCACCGCGTTCAGCACCTGCACGGTGACTTGCGTCGTGGCGAATCCGCCCAGGTAATCCGCCTGCAGCGTCAGCGTGTGAACCGGCGTCGTCTCGTAGTCGAGAGCGCCCGTCAGTCGCAAAACCGCCACAGAACCGCTGATATCCGGCTCGAAAATATGCGAACCCGCGCCTGACAGCGACCAGACAACCCCGTCGGAGGACGACACGGGCACGCCGTCGTCCAGCAGCAACACGCCGATGCCGGACACCACCGTGCCCATGGCCGCCGTCTCCGAAATGGAGCCGGTGACGGTGCCGCTGAGCGACAATTCCGGCGCGTTGTCCACAAAGATGGTCGTTGCCAGGGGCCATTCGCCGCCGGAACCCTGCCCATGCACCCTGATTGTATGGGCGGTGGAGGTCTCGTAATCCAGTGTTCGCCCGGAAGCCAGCGACAGCGTGCCGCTGGTCGGATGAATCTGAAACAGGCCGCCGGCGTCCGACGACAGGCGGTAACGCACCTCTGTCTCGGTAACGCCGTCAACCACCAGTTGTGGTAACCAGCCCGACACCAAATCGCCCGGCGATGCCGCCTCGCTAATCCGGTTGTCGGCGGGGTCGGCGTCCACAAGCCCGCTGTCGTCGTTCACTATCACCAGCAGGCGCCGTGTCCGGATTTCGGTCGCCACAGACGACAGGTCGCCGGGAACCGCCCATGCCCATGACATCCAGGCGTGAGTGGTGCCTACCTCCTCGTCCACCGCCGCCGCCACCTCCACGACCGCCGTATCCGTATTGGAAAGCGGACTGAAGCGGACGGTCGTCGGCGTGACGGTGAACTGCCGGTCACCGTCCACCCGGAGAACCAGCGTTAATGTGCTGCGAACGCCGCCGGGCACCTCAAGCCGGACATTGCGGCTTTCCCCTTCCGGAAAACCCAACTGATTCCCCGGCGCCGAAGCGTATTGAAAGCCGCCGATGCGGAAATCGGGGATAACCGCGCGCTCAACCTCCAGATTGGCAAGGCCCAGTCCTTCCAGGTCGGCGGCGGCCTGCGCCGGCAATTTCAGATTGTCATTGAATTGCAAATCCAAAGTCTGCAAACGGCTTAAATCGCTGAAAATGTCCGGCGGCAACGACCCCAAATTATTCGCAGCCAACGACAACAAATTCACTGGCAAGTTGCTGAAAATGCCCGGCGGCAGCGATGTCAGACTGTTGTCGCTCAATGACAAACCGTCCAGAACGCGCAGGCCGCTGAAAATACCGGGCGGCAAACGCCGCAGGCCGAGAGAGCTCAGTTGCAAAACGATCAGCCCGGACAGCCCGGCGAAATCATGAGCCAGCAAGGTTTCCGCGGTCGTCGAGTATCGGGAAAAATCCAGCAGCCGGATGGACGCCATCCGGGTTGTCGGAACACTGCCGCAGCCATATTCAAGTCCCAGGCTCCGAACTGCGGCCTGGGTGTTGACGCGGTACAGAATCTCCCGCTGCACCACCGGCGTGCGGTCGCAGATATTAAAGTTGTCTTCAGCGTGAACGCTGATGGTCAGCGGCAATTCCGCCGGTGCGCCCCGGTATGTCGCCGTCAGCGTAACCGGATGAGCACCGGCGCCGCCCAGCGCGCCCGCCGAAGAAATCATCCCCGACGCCGTCGCGACCGTGAACAAACCGGAACCGGTCAGCGTGTAAAAAACGCCGTCCGCGACGGCGGCGCCGTCAACCAGCAGCACCGGCCGCACTCCCGACACCGGCGTGCCCTGCGGCGCCGTCGCGGCGATGACATTGAGCGCCGGGTCGGCGTCGTCAAGCGCGAGCGTGAAGACTTCAATGGTCGCCGCCAGCGACCCCGTCACGCCGGAATCCGTCACTTGCGCGATGACCGTGACCGGATAGGTGGGGGTTGTCGCGTGATTCAGCATCCGCCCCGGCGCCAGCGACAGCGCGCCGCTCGCGGTGTCAATCTGAAACAGGCCGCCGGCGTCCGACGACAGGCTGTAACGCACATTCGTCGCGACAACATTTCGCACCAGAACCCGCGGCGACCAGCCCGACACCGCCACACCCGCAGGCGCGGTTTCGCCAATCCGGTTGGGCGCGGGGTCGGCGTCGTCAAACCGGTGCGTGTCACGCACGGTTATCCGCAAATCCGGCGCCGGGAGTTCGGTCAGTCCCCTGCCGGAAAAACTCGCCCACACCCATGACACCGGGCCGCTTCTGTCGCCGGCGTTCAAATCCGGCGGCGCCGCCAGCGCCACAGCCGCCGTGCTGCGGGACGCGGTGAGCCGGATGACCGGCGGCGTGGCCGTGAAACGCGATTCGGCGCTTGTCCGGAACACCAGCGTCAAGGTGCTGCGAACGCCGCCGACGACCTCAACCTGAAGACTGCGGCTGTCTCCTTCATTCAGTGTCAGCGCCGTGGTTGTCACGCCGTCCAGGCGGTAGCGGATGCCGCCGATGCGGCGGCTGGTTTCGATGCCGTTGAAACGACGATTGGCTTCACTGTCAAGCCCGAGAAAGACGGGGGGGGAGATTTTCTCCAGATCGGCCAGCAGCGGCGCCGGCAGTTCCGTCAAGTCGTTGCTCAACGACAACTGCAGGTGTTGCAGCATGCCGAGATTCCTCAGGAGGCCCGGCGGCAGCGATGCCAATCTGCTTTCTAACATACTCAACCTGCGCAGATTCGGCAAACCGCTGAAAACAACCTCCGGCAGGCCGGTCGTGGCAAGGCCGGTCAGATTCAGTTCTGTCAGTTGGCCCAGATTCATGAAAATGCCCGGCGGCAACGATGCCAATCTGTTTTCCGCCAGATTCAGCACGCGCAAATTGGTTGTGTCCCTGAAAATGCCCTCCGGCAGGCCGGTCAAATCGAGACGCTCCAGACGCAGGTATTCCAGTGCCGGCATCCCGGAAAAATCATGCGCCAGCAGCGTCACAACGCGCTGACGCGGAATCGTCAGCGTGGCGATGGACGCCAGAACAGCCGGCGGCACGGCATCACAACCGTGCGCCGCGCCCGCGGAGCGGCTGTTGATGATGCGCAGGATTTCATCGCGCACCCCGGCGGTGCGGTCGCAGATGGAAACGCCGGAACGAACCTCAATGTCCAGCGGCAGACGCGCCATGCCCAAGGTGTGCGAAGCCGTCAGCGTAACCGGATATGCGCGGGCGCGGACATCGCTTTCCTCCAGTTGGCGCGCCGCGAAAATCACGCCCGACGCCGTGTTGACCGCGAACAAATCAGCAAGCCCGCCGTCCAGCGAATACATCACGCCATCCGTCTGAACAACGCCCCGAATACGCGCCACCGGCGTGATGCCCCCCACCGGCGTGCCCGTCACCGCGCTCGCGGCAATGATGTTGGTTGACGGGTCGGCGTCCTCAAGGCTGACCGGTTCAAACACATCCAGACGCAGGCTTTGTGTCCGGATTTCGACTGCGCCCCCGTCGAGAGACATCGTCCATGCCCACGACACCGAACCGGTGCTGCGGCCAAAATTATTGCGGTCCGCCCGGGCCGTCAACTCCACGACCGCCGTGTCGGTGCCGGGAGGCGGGCCGAACCGGATTGTCGCCGGCGTTACGGCGAGCGGCGGCGCGCCGTCTATCCGCGCAACCAGCGTCAATGTGCTGCCGATGCCGCCGTCCACCCTGACCTGAAGATTGCGGCTTTCCCCCTCATGCAGCGCCAACTGCGTGACGACCCCGCCATCCAGGCGGTATTGAATGCCGCCGATGCGAGCACTGCGGTCCATCTGCACTTCAATAAGGGGCTGCCTTGCCAGGTCGGCGACGACCCGCGCCGGCAATACCAGATTGTCGTTGCCCACCAACTCCAGAGCCTGCAGATTAATCAAACCGCTGAAAATATCCTGCGGCAGCGATGTCAGGCGGTTGCCGATTAATGACAAAGCACCCAAAAGGGGCTGATTCCCGAAAAGATTCGGCGGCAGCGATGCCAGATTATTGGTACTCAGATCCAAATCAAACAGAAGGGGCAAATCGCTGAAAATGCCCGGCGGCAAACTCCGCAGTCCGAGAGAATCCATGTACAAAAGGCTCAGCCTGGACAGCCCTCTGAAAAGATCCGGCGGCAGTGGTGCCAGATTATTGTTACTCAAAATCAGGCTTTGCAGATTGGCCAGACCGCCGAACACCGCCGGCGGCAAGCGCCGCAGCCCGAGAGAGTTCAGATTCAAGGAGGTCAACCCGGACAGCCCCTCGAAATCGTGAACCAGCAAGGTCTCCACGGTCGTCGAGTATCCGGAAAAATTCAGCGTTTGGACGGACGCCATATAGATTGCCGGAATGTTGGCACAGCGATACGGGGTTCCAAGGGCGCGAACTTCGTCCTGGGTATTGACCCGGTACAGGATTTCTTCCTGCACCACCGGCGTGCGGTCGCAAATATCAAAGCCGCCTGCAGGGTGGACGCCGATGACCAGCGGCAAACTGCTCTCGCCGCCCCTGTACGACGCCGTCAGCGTAACCGGATGCCGCCCGCGGTTGGCGTCCGTCAAAAGGCTTGTCGAGAAAATCGCACCCGATGTTGAATGAACCGCGAACAAGGCGCTGCCGGTCAGCGTGTAGGCCACGCCGGTTGTGACGACAACGGCGCCGACCCGCACCGTCGGCGCCACCCCCGCGACATTCGTGCCCGCCGTTGCGGTCGCGGCGATGGTGTTGGGTGCCGGGTCGGCGTCTTCAAGATAAAAGGACTGCGCCTGTGCACCCGCACCCGCACACACAAGCACCGCCGCCGCAACAAAATTGGCCGCGCCCGAAAACCGCCGCCACCTTTCCGCAATCGTTGTTCTGATGATGTTCATTTCCATAGCCTTCGCGCCGCCTTCCCGCAAAACCGGCGCCGGTTTGCCCCGAACTGTCCCGCGCCCTTCGGCGATGTCTGTATTATATCGCCGAAAGGCCGAGGCCCGGCCAAAAACCCCCGAAAAGCCCGCCTCACCGCGCCCGCCGCGCGCCGCGCGCCGCCGCCGGCCGCCGCCGCCGCCGCCCCGCATCCCCACTCCCGCCTCACCGCGCGCGCGTGCCGAAATGCCGCTGCAACACGGCCAGCGGGTCGTCGCTGGTGCGGCATTGCAGAAAGCCGACGCCCAACTTGCGCGCCAGCGCCCGCAGGCGCGCGGCGCGGCGTTTGAAGCGCGCCGCGTAGTCGGCGGCGAACTGCGCGTCGCCGGTGTCCAGATGAAAGTCGCGC harbors:
- a CDS encoding VWA domain-containing protein — encoded protein: MMHFEWWWAWLLLPLPLLLRRLLKPARGADQAALRVPFLADLERPRRGGGAAFRRWPLLLALLGWLLLIAALSRPQWLGELTQAPVSGRDLMLAVDISGSMKESDFALGGRRVSRIEAAKAVGADFIVRREGDRIGLIVFGGRPYLQMPLSFDLKAVSGMLAETFIGLAEERETAIGDAIGLALKRLRRREGDRVLILLTDGANNAGSLSPQVAADLAARENMKIYTIGIGADIGNRAQFDMFRRGSELDEETLKAIAGATGGRYFRARNTPELAEIYRLLDRIEAVEQDAATFRTRRVLYPWPLAAAALIAGFVLLAMARVFRPRGVA
- a CDS encoding leucine-rich repeat protein, translating into MEMNIIRTTIAERWRRFSGAANFVAAAVLVCAGAGAQAQSFYLEDADPAPNTIAATATAGTNVAGVAPTVRVGAVVVTTGVAYTLTGSALFAVHSTSGAIFSTSLLTDANRGRHPVTLTASYRGGESSLPLVIGVHPAGGFDICDRTPVVQEEILYRVNTQDEVRALGTPYRCANIPAIYMASVQTLNFSGYSTTVETLLVHDFEGLSGLTSLNLNSLGLRRLPPAVFGGLANLQSLILSNNNLAPLPPDLFRGLSRLSLLYMDSLGLRSLPPGIFSDLPLLFDLDLSTNNLASLPPNLFGNQPLLGALSLIGNRLTSLPQDIFSGLINLQALELVGNDNLVLPARVVADLARQPLIEVQMDRSARIGGIQYRLDGGVVTQLALHEGESRNLQVRVDGGIGSTLTLVARIDGAPPLAVTPATIRFGPPPGTDTAVVELTARADRNNFGRSTGSVSWAWTMSLDGGAVEIRTQSLRLDVFEPVSLEDADPSTNIIAASAVTGTPVGGITPVARIRGVVQTDGVMYSLDGGLADLFAVNTASGVIFAARQLEESDVRARAYPVTLTASHTLGMARLPLDIEVRSGVSICDRTAGVRDEILRIINSRSAGAAHGCDAVPPAVLASIATLTIPRQRVVTLLAHDFSGMPALEYLRLERLDLTGLPEGIFRDTTNLRVLNLAENRLASLPPGIFMNLGQLTELNLTGLATTGLPEVVFSGLPNLRRLSMLESRLASLPPGLLRNLGMLQHLQLSLSNDLTELPAPLLADLEKISPPVFLGLDSEANRRFNGIETSRRIGGIRYRLDGVTTTALTLNEGDSRSLQVEVVGGVRSTLTLVFRTSAESRFTATPPVIRLTASRSTAAVALAAPPDLNAGDRSGPVSWVWASFSGRGLTELPAPDLRITVRDTHRFDDADPAPNRIGETAPAGVAVSGWSPRVLVRNVVATNVRYSLSSDAGGLFQIDTASGALSLAPGRMLNHATTPTYPVTVIAQVTDSGVTGSLAATIEVFTLALDDADPALNVIAATAPQGTPVSGVRPVLLVDGAAVADGVFYTLTGSGLFTVATASGMISSAGALGGAGAHPVTLTATYRGAPAELPLTISVHAEDNFNICDRTPVVQREILYRVNTQAAVRSLGLEYGCGSVPTTRMASIRLLDFSRYSTTAETLLAHDFAGLSGLIVLQLSSLGLRRLPPGIFSGLRVLDGLSLSDNSLTSLPPGIFSNLPVNLLSLAANNLGSLPPDIFSDLSRLQTLDLQFNDNLKLPAQAAADLEGLGLANLEVERAVIPDFRIGGFQYASAPGNQLGFPEGESRNVRLEVPGGVRSTLTLVLRVDGDRQFTVTPTTVRFSPLSNTDTAVVEVAAAVDEEVGTTHAWMSWAWAVPGDLSSVATEIRTRRLLVIVNDDSGLVDADPADNRISEAASPGDLVSGWLPQLVVDGVTETEVRYRLSSDAGGLFQIHPTSGTLSLASGRTLDYETSTAHTIRVHGQGSGGEWPLATTIFVDNAPELSLSGTVTGSISETAAMGTVVSGIGVLLLDDGVPVSSSDGVVWSLSGAGSHIFEPDISGSVAVLRLTGALDYETTPVHTLTLQADYLGGFATTQVTVQVLNAVERLTLEAVGPTPFQIGEGANLGTVVGRVQARDDAGNLLTSGVFYTADGDGKFHISGNGDIFVQGQLDFEASTSHTLFITALYEELAPAQLRVDIVVVDIRNDLQIVDQSSAENIASNTTGGRVRGLDIVFQVDGINQVGTASAWSLPSDAGLFDINSATGVITLREPINFAPAGFDIFVHATWTGGDGTPMTPNPLPLTIEINDGVPVRIRVFLEGAVIP
- a CDS encoding DUF4381 domain-containing protein, yielding MNPVSELLAGLRDIHLPAAVSWWPPAPLWWWSLAALAVAAALSVAAAVVLRRRRERAATLSACRLALRELGVLRRRFFAGGNARDLLAGLSVLLRRTAISLSPRAETAALTGDAWLAWLDARAGRELFSRGAARAIANAPYRPSADADARAVLIACEEWLTLMSQDEEPPDNALAPRRARRRNVMPQDEEPRR